A single region of the Microtus ochrogaster isolate Prairie Vole_2 chromosome 2, MicOch1.0, whole genome shotgun sequence genome encodes:
- the Poglut1 gene encoding protein O-glucosyltransferase 1 isoform X2, whose protein sequence is MDAAIAPAPGAGPPEGVSVIQEDLTPFRGGISRKMMAEVVRRKLGTHYQIIKHRLFREDDCMFPSRCSGVEHFLLAVIQRLPDMEMVINVRDYPQVPKWMEPTIPVFSFSKTSEYHDIMYPAWTFWEGGPAVWPLYPTGLGRWDLFREDLLRSAAQWPWEKKNSTAYFRGSRTSPERDPLILLSRKNPKLVDAEYTKNQAWKSMKDTLGKPAAKDVHLVDHCKYKYLFNFRGVAASFRFKHLFLCGSLVFHVGDEWVEFFYPQLKPWVHYIPVKTDLSNVQELLEFVKANDDIAQEIAKRGSRFIIHHLQMDDITCYWENLLTEYSKFLSYNVTRRKEYGQIIPRLLKTEL, encoded by the exons ATGGATGCTGCTATTGCTCCTGCTCCGGGTGCAGGCCCGCCAGAAGGAGTCAG CGTCATCCAAGAGGACCTCACTCCTTTCCGAGGTGGTATCTCCAGGAAGATGATGGCTGAGGTGGTCAGGCGGAAGCTAGGGACCCACTACCAGATCATTAAGCACAGATTATTTCGGGAAGATGACTGCATGTTCCCCTCCAG GTGTAGTGGTGTCGAACACTTTCTTTTGGCAGTGATTCAGCGTCTCCCGGACATGGAAATGGTCATCAATGTACGAGATTATCCTCAGGTTCCTAAGTGGATGGAGCCAACTATCCCTGTCTTCTCCTTCAGTAAG ACATCGGAGTACCATGATATCATGTATCCTGCATGGACATTTTGGGAAGGGGGCCCTGCTGTGTGGCCACTTTATCCTACTGGTCTTGGACGGTGGGACCTCTTCAGAGAAGATCTGCTAAG GTCAGCAGCACAGTGgccatgggaaaagaaaaattctacagCATATTTCCGAGGATCAAG GACAAGCCCAGAAAGAGATCCCCTCATTCTTCTGTCTCGGAAAAATCCCAAACTCGTTGATGCAGAATACACCAAAAACCAGGCCTGGAAATCTATGAAA GATACCTTGGGAAAGCCAGCTGCTAAGGATGTTCACCTGGTGGATCACTGCAAATACAA gTATCTGTTTAATTTCCGAGGTGTAGCTGCAAGTTTCCGGTTCAAACATCTCTTCTTGTGTGGTTCGCTGGTCTTCCATGTTGGTGATGAGTGGGTTGAATTCTTCTACCCACAGTTAAAGCCATGGGTTCACTACATCCCAGTCAAAACAGACCTCTCCAATGTCCA GGAGCTGTTGGAATTTGTAAAAGCAAATGATGATATTGCTCAGGAAATTGCTAAAAG GGGAAGCAGGTTCATCATCCACCATTTGCAGATGGACGACATCACCTGTTACTGGGAGAACCTCTTAACTGAATACTCCAAGTTCCTGTCCTATAATGTAACACGAAGGAAAGAGTATGGTCAGATCATTCCCAGGCTTCTGAAAACTGAACTGTAG
- the Poglut1 gene encoding protein O-glucosyltransferase 1 isoform X1, producing the protein MERLAGWRLGPWMLLLLLLRVQARQKESGSKWKVFIDQINRALENYEPCTSQNCSCYHGVIQEDLTPFRGGISRKMMAEVVRRKLGTHYQIIKHRLFREDDCMFPSRCSGVEHFLLAVIQRLPDMEMVINVRDYPQVPKWMEPTIPVFSFSKTSEYHDIMYPAWTFWEGGPAVWPLYPTGLGRWDLFREDLLRSAAQWPWEKKNSTAYFRGSRTSPERDPLILLSRKNPKLVDAEYTKNQAWKSMKDTLGKPAAKDVHLVDHCKYKYLFNFRGVAASFRFKHLFLCGSLVFHVGDEWVEFFYPQLKPWVHYIPVKTDLSNVQELLEFVKANDDIAQEIAKRGSRFIIHHLQMDDITCYWENLLTEYSKFLSYNVTRRKEYGQIIPRLLKTEL; encoded by the exons ATGGAGCGGCTGGCGGGCTGGCGGCTTGGGCCATGGATGCTGCTATTGCTCCTGCTCCGGGTGCAGGCCCGCCAGAAGGAGTCAG GCTCAAAATGGAAAGTATTTATTGACCAAATTAACAGGGCTTTGGAGAATTATGAACCATGTACAAGTCAAAACTGCAGCTGCTATCACGG CGTCATCCAAGAGGACCTCACTCCTTTCCGAGGTGGTATCTCCAGGAAGATGATGGCTGAGGTGGTCAGGCGGAAGCTAGGGACCCACTACCAGATCATTAAGCACAGATTATTTCGGGAAGATGACTGCATGTTCCCCTCCAG GTGTAGTGGTGTCGAACACTTTCTTTTGGCAGTGATTCAGCGTCTCCCGGACATGGAAATGGTCATCAATGTACGAGATTATCCTCAGGTTCCTAAGTGGATGGAGCCAACTATCCCTGTCTTCTCCTTCAGTAAG ACATCGGAGTACCATGATATCATGTATCCTGCATGGACATTTTGGGAAGGGGGCCCTGCTGTGTGGCCACTTTATCCTACTGGTCTTGGACGGTGGGACCTCTTCAGAGAAGATCTGCTAAG GTCAGCAGCACAGTGgccatgggaaaagaaaaattctacagCATATTTCCGAGGATCAAG GACAAGCCCAGAAAGAGATCCCCTCATTCTTCTGTCTCGGAAAAATCCCAAACTCGTTGATGCAGAATACACCAAAAACCAGGCCTGGAAATCTATGAAA GATACCTTGGGAAAGCCAGCTGCTAAGGATGTTCACCTGGTGGATCACTGCAAATACAA gTATCTGTTTAATTTCCGAGGTGTAGCTGCAAGTTTCCGGTTCAAACATCTCTTCTTGTGTGGTTCGCTGGTCTTCCATGTTGGTGATGAGTGGGTTGAATTCTTCTACCCACAGTTAAAGCCATGGGTTCACTACATCCCAGTCAAAACAGACCTCTCCAATGTCCA GGAGCTGTTGGAATTTGTAAAAGCAAATGATGATATTGCTCAGGAAATTGCTAAAAG GGGAAGCAGGTTCATCATCCACCATTTGCAGATGGACGACATCACCTGTTACTGGGAGAACCTCTTAACTGAATACTCCAAGTTCCTGTCCTATAATGTAACACGAAGGAAAGAGTATGGTCAGATCATTCCCAGGCTTCTGAAAACTGAACTGTAG